A single window of Caldicellulosiruptor bescii DSM 6725 DNA harbors:
- a CDS encoding ferritin, translating to MRSEKILEMLNEQLNRELFSAYFYTAMEAYFASQNLDGFAHFFMVQTKEELDHARLIFNYINKIGGRVILKELKQPKIDYSSPTEVFELALSHERFITSSIHEIAKAALDEKDLTTHNFLQWFINEQAEEEETMDKILRKLKFIKEDPSGLLFLDKELSTRVYTPPSIMQEN from the coding sequence ATGAGAAGTGAAAAAATCCTTGAGATGTTAAATGAACAGTTAAACAGAGAACTATTCTCAGCATACTTTTATACAGCAATGGAAGCATATTTTGCTTCACAAAATTTAGACGGTTTTGCTCACTTTTTCATGGTCCAAACAAAAGAAGAGCTTGACCATGCAAGATTGATATTTAACTATATAAACAAAATAGGTGGAAGAGTAATTTTAAAAGAACTCAAGCAACCAAAGATAGACTATTCATCACCTACAGAAGTTTTTGAACTTGCACTTTCACATGAACGGTTTATAACCTCTTCCATTCATGAGATTGCAAAGGCAGCTTTGGATGAAAAAGACCTAACCACCCACAATTTTTTGCAATGGTTTATAAACGAACAAGCTGAGGAAGAAGAAACAATGGACAAGATTTTAAGAAAGCTAAAATTCATAAAAGAAGACCCAAGCGGACTTCTGTTTTTGGACAAAGAACTTTCAACAAGAGTGTATACACCGCCATCTATTATGCAGGAAAATTAA
- a CDS encoding IS481-like element ISCbe2 family transposase produces MNIISYHEMRKISPEKARELIRKVFENNNKNVSRTAKILGVSRHTVRRAIYGPLEDKSRKPKTCPRKLSTELENLIIEESKRTGFRYRRLSLYLLRKYGIKISENTIKSILKRNAIPRKSRKTKKGERSLYDYEALIPFSEFQLDTKHLLDKDSLPEEVYEHMKKHNLPCYEWNMIDIATRARFTAYSYELSSAFGFMFISLVALWLRTHNVRNPIKIRLDNGEEFCGGSERKLKEWNEMFSILGVELNPIPPRAKHLMGVIENSHRADDEYFLMIHAERCKNKDDFIQRAQRWQDTWNFFRPHNGKGMNGRTPFEKFIDSKTLVSSHVFQFPTLLLEDLLKKVGTFYSLFCNKLGGKYVFTTCH; encoded by the coding sequence ATGAATATTATATCATATCATGAAATGAGAAAAATATCTCCCGAAAAAGCAAGGGAATTAATCCGAAAAGTGTTTGAAAATAATAACAAAAACGTATCAAGAACTGCTAAAATATTAGGTGTATCAAGACATACTGTCAGAAGAGCAATATATGGTCCCCTTGAGGATAAATCAAGAAAACCTAAAACTTGCCCCAGAAAACTTTCTACTGAACTTGAAAATCTCATTATCGAGGAATCTAAAAGAACTGGCTTCAGATACAGACGTTTGTCTCTTTACCTGCTCAGAAAATATGGTATTAAAATAAGCGAAAATACAATAAAGTCTATTCTCAAAAGAAATGCTATACCAAGAAAATCAAGAAAGACAAAAAAGGGTGAAAGAAGTTTGTACGATTATGAAGCCCTCATTCCATTTTCTGAATTTCAACTTGATACAAAACATCTTTTAGATAAAGACAGTCTTCCTGAAGAGGTATATGAACATATGAAAAAACACAATTTACCTTGCTATGAGTGGAACATGATAGACATTGCAACAAGAGCAAGATTTACAGCCTACTCCTATGAACTTTCATCTGCTTTTGGCTTTATGTTTATATCCTTGGTGGCTTTATGGCTAAGAACGCATAATGTAAGAAACCCAATAAAAATCCGATTGGACAATGGAGAAGAATTTTGCGGAGGAAGTGAAAGAAAGCTAAAGGAGTGGAATGAGATGTTTTCTATTTTGGGTGTAGAACTAAATCCTATTCCACCAAGAGCAAAACATCTTATGGGGGTAATTGAAAATTCACATAGAGCAGATGACGAATATTTTTTAATGATTCATGCCGAAAGATGTAAAAACAAAGATGACTTTATTCAACGAGCTCAAAGGTGGCAGGATACGTGGAACTTTTTTAGACCTCATAATGGTAAAGGTATGAATGGGAGGACACCATTTGAAAAATTCATAGATTCTAAAACTCTGGTCTCCTCCCATGTGTTTCAGTTCCCTACTTTACTTCTTGAAGACTTATTAAAGAAAGTAGGAACTTTTTATTCTCTATTCTGTAATAAATTAGGTGGTAAATATGTCTTCACCACGTGCCACTAA
- a CDS encoding FmdB family zinc ribbon protein has translation MFYTFVCNSCQEVFEIRASISEISNGLKISCPKCASNDVTRDYSKINIGLSAGSGAKSSSCSTCSGSRGCCGS, from the coding sequence ATGTTTTACACATTCGTTTGCAACAGCTGCCAAGAAGTTTTTGAAATAAGAGCGTCCATTTCAGAAATCTCTAATGGTCTTAAAATCAGTTGTCCAAAATGTGCGTCAAATGATGTCACAAGAGATTATTCAAAAATAAACATTGGGCTATCCGCAGGAAGCGGTGCAAAAAGTAGCAGTTGTAGCACCTGTTCAGGCTCAAGAGGTTGTTGTGGAAGTTAA
- a CDS encoding helix-turn-helix domain-containing protein: MEIINLQKQREKIKRATYSIEEVAKLLGVSYKLASKLVHSKGFPKIQIGRRILIPKDLFWEWLKNNPEIKI; encoded by the coding sequence ATGGAAATAATAAATCTTCAGAAACAAAGAGAAAAAATCAAAAGAGCTACTTATAGCATAGAAGAAGTTGCAAAACTGCTGGGAGTGAGTTATAAGTTGGCTTCAAAACTTGTTCATTCCAAAGGATTCCCAAAAATCCAGATAGGCCGTAGAATCCTTATTCCAAAGGACTTGTTCTGGGAGTGGTTAAAAAACAATCCTGAGATAAAAATTTAA